In Blastocatellia bacterium, the genomic window GCTCCGATTCTGTTTATCTCAGCGCTCTCTGGTCAACGCACCAACAAGGTACTGGAGCTGGCTACCAAAGCTTACGCGGCACGGCATCAGCGTATCAGCACCGCTGAGTTGAATCGGTTTTTCCTGCGCTATTTGAAGGAGCCGCGCGTGTTGCCCGAAAGTTTCAAGATCAACTACATCACACAGGCGGCGGTTGATCCACCGACGTTCGTCATTTTCACCAACAGCCGCAGGCAAAGACTGCCGCTTTCTTTGGAACGCTATGTGATCAACCGCTTGCGTGAGGCTTATGAATTCTTCGCCACGCCGATTTGCGTCAAACATCGGCCCAAGACGACAACCTAGCATGACGCCGTGTTGCTTGAGCTTCAGGTATAGCTGCTCGGCAGGTTTTTCGACCGGCGCCATGAAGGCTACATCAACAGGGTTATACCAATCGCCGAGGGAAAGAGCACGTTCAATGGAGCTAAAGGGAGCCAAAAAGCACGGCGGGACCTGAACTGACTGAGCGGCAATCTGCAATCTTCACTCGGCATTGACGCCGCAGCGGCAACCGCCCACGCTAGGGTAGCCGGTCGTGCAGCGTCCGGCTATCATCGTGTGGGCGTCCACACAACGACGCCCCTACAAACGCGCGTCACCGCAACACAAAACACCACACGTCAGTGGGCAGTCCCACAGCGACGCCCTTACAAAGAACGTGCTCTTTCCCTCCGACTTGGTATGAGATTAAGTAACCCTCAGGTCAAATTCAATGAGCAGCGGAGGTCTATAGACTCACACAGGAGCGTGCTAAAATGGCATGGCTGATTCGATAGCCCTGAAGTGGAGGAAGCAGATGGCTGTGGAAATCGCGCCACGAATTACGGTAGATAAGAAAGTTCGCTTTGGACGCCCGGTGATTAAAGGCACTCGCGTCCCGGTCACCGTTGTCCTGGAGGAGTTGGCTGCCGGACTGTCCACCGACGAGATTGTCAACGAGTATGGCATCACGCCCGAAGACGTGCAGGCCGTTCTGCGATACGCAGCGAAGGTCGTCGGC contains:
- a CDS encoding DUF433 domain-containing protein; this translates as MAVEIAPRITVDKKVRFGRPVIKGTRVPVTVVLEELAAGLSTDEIVNEYGITPEDVQAVLRYAAKVVGEEEIHQQLPVEGRERQL